A DNA window from Acidobacteriota bacterium contains the following coding sequences:
- the pseC gene encoding UDP-4-amino-4,6-dideoxy-N-acetyl-beta-L-altrosamine transaminase, whose protein sequence is MDESNDRPLSYGRQTIDADDRAAVDQVLQGDWLSQGPKIAEFEGALCGHFGAANAVVVSSGTAALHLASLTCDLQPGDRVITSPLTFLAGVNCLRYCQATPLFVDVDPMTQNIDLQQVEDLLADAGRRKDVRGITAVHFAGMPLPMNALSRLADRYGLFFIDDASHGIGGRFRLRDGSYGVIGDGGHSTMTTCSFHPVKHLTTGEGGAILTNDSARAERLRSLRNHGVTKNPDRFRLEPDGPWHHEMHELGFNYRISDLQCALGIRQLMKLDGWLARRGELVANYRAALAQLPGVSFVEEEIGLQPAWHLFVALFEGPATRLHVYKRLKEQGIHTQVHYMPVHLHPYYRELLGARRGDFPHAEATYDRCLSLPLFPTMTDDDQGRVVEALRGSL, encoded by the coding sequence GTGGACGAGAGCAACGATCGACCGCTCTCTTACGGTCGCCAGACGATTGACGCCGACGATCGTGCGGCGGTCGACCAGGTCCTGCAGGGCGACTGGCTCAGCCAGGGACCGAAGATCGCCGAGTTCGAGGGCGCCCTCTGTGGTCACTTCGGTGCGGCCAACGCGGTGGTGGTCTCCAGCGGGACGGCGGCACTTCACCTGGCGTCGTTGACCTGTGACCTGCAGCCCGGTGACCGGGTGATCACATCGCCTTTGACGTTCCTGGCCGGCGTCAACTGTCTCCGTTACTGCCAGGCCACACCGCTGTTCGTCGACGTGGATCCGATGACCCAGAACATCGACCTCCAGCAGGTGGAAGATCTGCTGGCCGATGCCGGGCGTCGCAAGGATGTCCGGGGCATCACGGCAGTTCACTTCGCCGGCATGCCGTTACCGATGAACGCGTTGTCGAGGCTGGCCGATCGGTACGGGTTGTTCTTCATCGACGATGCCAGTCATGGCATCGGAGGTCGATTCAGGCTTCGTGACGGTTCCTACGGTGTCATCGGTGACGGCGGTCACTCGACCATGACCACCTGCAGCTTCCATCCGGTCAAGCATCTGACCACCGGTGAAGGCGGGGCCATTCTCACCAACGATTCGGCTCGTGCCGAGCGGCTCCGCTCGCTCCGCAATCACGGGGTGACGAAGAACCCGGACCGGTTCCGTCTAGAGCCCGACGGCCCGTGGCATCACGAGATGCACGAGCTGGGTTTCAATTACCGCATCTCCGATTTGCAGTGCGCCCTGGGCATCCGGCAGCTCATGAAACTCGACGGCTGGTTGGCTCGTCGCGGCGAGCTGGTCGCCAATTACCGGGCGGCGTTAGCCCAGCTGCCCGGCGTATCGTTTGTCGAGGAAGAGATCGGTCTGCAACCGGCATGGCATCTGTTTGTCGCACTGTTCGAGGGCCCAGCCACCCGTCTGCATGTCTACAAACGGCTGAAAGAGCAGGGGATTCACACCCAGGTGCATTACATGCCGGTCCATCTGCACCCCTACTACCGAGAGTTGTTGGGTGCCCGAAGGGGCGACTTCCCCCACGCCGAGGCCACCTACGATCGTTGCCTGTCGCTACCGTTGTTTCCGACGATGACCGACGACGATCAGGGGCGGGTGGTCGAGGCGTTGCGGGGCAGCCTATAG
- a CDS encoding DUF444 family protein: MSRIQSDVNRFRNIVKGRVREELRKHLGQHDLYGKQGKRTVAIPIPHLELPRFVHDPGGKGVGQGDGDGEGEGSKAGKDPGQHVLEAEFSVEELAEMLGDALELPRIEPKGHDELESGGGQYTGIANVGPESLRHFKRSYRQAMRRMISNGSYDPVQPKIVLERGDRRYRSWKPKKQQSANAVIMYVMDVSGSMGADQKELVRIESFWLDAWIRKHYDGVHNVYIVHDAAAKEVDRETFFRIRESGGTVISSAYELARRIFEERYPVDDWNLYLFHFTDGENYSRQDTEKCTKMLTETMLPKLNLFGYGQVESYGTSGDFYDALKKDLKDEEKVALSRIPDRDAIAGSIKTLLGKGR; this comes from the coding sequence ATGTCAAGAATCCAGAGCGACGTCAACCGCTTCCGCAACATCGTCAAGGGGCGTGTGCGAGAAGAGTTGCGCAAGCATCTGGGTCAGCACGATCTCTACGGCAAGCAGGGAAAGCGCACGGTCGCGATCCCGATCCCCCATCTGGAGCTTCCACGCTTCGTCCACGATCCCGGCGGCAAGGGCGTCGGTCAGGGTGACGGCGACGGCGAGGGCGAGGGCAGCAAGGCCGGCAAGGATCCCGGACAGCACGTCCTCGAGGCTGAGTTCAGTGTCGAGGAGCTGGCGGAGATGCTGGGGGACGCGCTGGAGCTGCCCCGCATCGAACCCAAGGGACACGACGAGTTGGAGAGTGGGGGTGGGCAGTACACGGGTATCGCCAACGTGGGCCCCGAATCCCTTCGTCATTTCAAACGTTCGTACCGTCAGGCCATGCGTCGGATGATCTCCAACGGATCGTACGATCCGGTCCAACCGAAGATCGTCCTCGAGCGAGGCGATCGTCGCTATCGCTCGTGGAAACCGAAGAAGCAGCAGAGCGCCAACGCGGTCATCATGTACGTGATGGATGTGTCCGGTTCCATGGGAGCCGACCAGAAGGAACTGGTCCGCATCGAGAGTTTCTGGCTGGATGCGTGGATTCGCAAACACTACGACGGCGTCCACAACGTCTACATTGTTCACGATGCGGCGGCGAAGGAAGTCGATCGAGAGACGTTCTTCCGGATCCGCGAGTCCGGCGGCACGGTCATCTCCTCTGCCTACGAGTTGGCACGACGGATATTCGAGGAGCGATACCCGGTCGATGACTGGAATCTCTACCTGTTCCACTTCACCGACGGTGAGAACTACAGCCGGCAGGACACGGAGAAGTGCACGAAGATGCTGACAGAGACGATGTTGCCCAAGCTGAACCTCTTCGGCTACGGACAGGTTGAGAGTTACGGAACCAGCGGCGACTTCTACGACGCACTGAAGAAAGATCTCAAGGACGAAGAGAAGGTTGCGCTGTCACGGATTCCGGATCGCGACGCCATCGCCGGTTCGATCAAGACACTGCTTGGTAAGGGTCGCTAG
- the lhgO gene encoding L-2-hydroxyglutarate oxidase: MKPYEIAIVGGGIVGLATAHALTRDGNRRVVVLEAETEVARHQTGNNSGVIHSGLYYRPGSLKASNCTRGRDAIYRFCDIHEIPHERCGKLVVALSEEERPRLDELERRGQANGLEGLRRVTGDQLLEYEPNVAGIDGLWVPTTGIIDYIAAAKAMARAMQERGGELRTGARVTGVARRDDGFVIESENGESVHARRLINCAGLQCDRIARMCGSSTSVRIIPFRGEYYKLTPEAEHLVKNLIYPVPDPRFPFLGVHFTRMILGGVEAGPNAVLAFKREGYRWRDLSLADTADALSYSGFWRMAGRYWQTGMGEVHRSLSKAAFVRALQRLVPALRPDQLTRHGAGVRAQAVGPDGKLHDDFVIESAPHMLHVLNAPSPGATASLSIGQTLARMALDS; encoded by the coding sequence ATGAAGCCATATGAGATCGCCATCGTCGGCGGCGGAATCGTCGGCCTGGCCACCGCCCATGCGCTGACCCGCGATGGAAACCGCCGAGTTGTGGTGCTGGAGGCGGAGACCGAGGTCGCTCGTCACCAGACGGGAAACAACAGCGGAGTGATCCACTCGGGTCTCTACTATCGACCCGGTTCGTTGAAGGCGAGCAACTGCACGCGCGGTCGCGACGCGATCTATCGCTTCTGTGACATCCACGAGATTCCTCACGAGCGCTGCGGCAAACTCGTCGTCGCCCTCTCGGAGGAAGAGCGGCCCCGGTTGGACGAGTTGGAGCGACGGGGGCAGGCCAACGGGCTGGAGGGTCTGCGACGCGTGACCGGCGATCAACTGCTGGAGTACGAGCCCAACGTCGCTGGCATTGACGGTCTGTGGGTCCCCACCACCGGCATCATCGATTACATCGCTGCCGCGAAGGCGATGGCCCGCGCGATGCAGGAGCGTGGCGGCGAGTTACGGACCGGCGCCCGGGTCACGGGGGTCGCCCGACGAGACGATGGGTTCGTCATCGAGAGCGAGAACGGCGAGAGCGTCCACGCACGTCGACTGATCAACTGCGCAGGGCTGCAGTGTGATCGGATCGCACGGATGTGCGGCTCCAGCACGAGCGTGCGGATCATTCCGTTCCGTGGCGAATACTACAAGCTGACGCCCGAGGCGGAGCATCTGGTGAAGAACCTGATCTATCCGGTTCCGGATCCACGGTTTCCGTTCCTGGGTGTCCACTTCACCAGGATGATCCTTGGGGGCGTGGAGGCCGGGCCCAATGCGGTCCTGGCCTTCAAGCGCGAGGGCTATCGCTGGCGCGATCTCTCCCTGGCGGATACTGCCGATGCGCTGAGTTACAGCGGATTCTGGCGGATGGCGGGACGATACTGGCAAACCGGCATGGGCGAGGTCCACCGCTCTCTCTCCAAGGCGGCGTTCGTCCGGGCGCTTCAGCGACTTGTGCCGGCGTTGCGGCCGGATCAGCTGACCCGTCATGGCGCAGGGGTCCGGGCCCAGGCGGTCGGTCCCGACGGCAAGCTCCACGATGACTTCGTCATCGAGTCGGCCCCCCACATGCTTCACGTCCTCAACGCGCCTTCCCCGGGGGCGACGGCGAGCCTGTCCATCGGACAGACCCTCGCGAGAATGGCTCTGGACTCTTGA
- a CDS encoding PQQ-like beta-propeller repeat protein — translation MNDSKSRLRVWPAIVILVLMWGVLLGLPRLALETMLHFQGVPLTLLGGTVLFGVWWVFLSRASRRSRWGGAGLFVAGLIALFALSHESMQVAIVLYILPRILTALTLLALLMNAVPKLRTVRVGVVVMLAIMALPLMLRTAPLDGDMQPDFSFRWSSTPVVATIDTPTTPTETEPLIASDGDWTEFRGPQRDSQVHQRIVGTNWNDDPPVELWRTPVGEAWSSMTIVGDFLFTQEQRGDRELVTAYRAATGEPLWADGIQSRFFDPISGAGPRGTPTFADGRLFSITGRGTVLAHDASRGTLLWSHDLMAEYDTPLPDWGFSGSPEIYNDTVIVCVGHPDGVGLAAYDAATGDERWTTEPLTDSYSAPHLVTLHDTPQVIILHGDGVNSHDPVNGSLLWRHDWPVPGTRIVQPALVPGNRLLIGTSFGEGTRLLQIDYDGTSWSTDELWTSRGMKPYYNDFAVYDGHLYGFDTKILSSIDLADGSRDWKRGRYGHGQLLMLADQGVMLVLSEQGDLALVEANPDEFIELARVEVLSGKTWNHPAIVGDVLYVRNDREMAAYRLPRNASTTRP, via the coding sequence ATGAACGACTCCAAGTCTCGCCTCCGGGTCTGGCCCGCGATCGTTATCCTCGTGCTGATGTGGGGCGTCCTGTTGGGGCTACCTCGCCTGGCGCTTGAGACGATGTTGCATTTCCAGGGGGTGCCCCTGACGCTTTTGGGCGGTACGGTCCTGTTCGGCGTCTGGTGGGTCTTCCTCTCTCGTGCATCGCGACGCTCCCGTTGGGGTGGCGCCGGGTTGTTCGTCGCGGGACTGATCGCGCTCTTCGCGCTGTCCCATGAGTCGATGCAGGTCGCGATCGTTCTCTACATCCTCCCACGGATCCTGACGGCGTTGACGTTGCTGGCATTGCTGATGAATGCCGTACCGAAGCTGCGAACGGTCCGCGTGGGCGTCGTCGTGATGCTCGCGATCATGGCGCTGCCGCTGATGCTCCGCACCGCGCCGCTGGATGGCGACATGCAGCCGGATTTTTCGTTTCGATGGTCCTCGACTCCTGTCGTGGCGACGATCGACACGCCTACAACACCGACAGAGACGGAACCGCTCATCGCGAGCGACGGCGACTGGACGGAGTTCCGTGGACCGCAGCGGGACAGTCAGGTCCACCAGAGGATCGTCGGGACGAATTGGAACGATGACCCACCCGTCGAGTTGTGGCGGACGCCGGTCGGAGAGGCCTGGTCGTCGATGACGATCGTCGGAGACTTCCTCTTCACCCAGGAGCAGCGTGGGGATCGAGAGCTGGTGACCGCCTACCGTGCGGCGACGGGTGAGCCGCTCTGGGCAGACGGGATTCAGTCCCGCTTCTTTGACCCCATCTCCGGCGCCGGCCCACGGGGGACCCCGACCTTTGCCGATGGCCGTCTCTTCTCGATCACGGGTCGCGGCACGGTCCTGGCCCATGACGCCAGTCGCGGGACCTTGCTCTGGTCTCACGATCTGATGGCCGAATACGACACACCGCTACCGGACTGGGGCTTCTCCGGATCGCCGGAGATCTACAACGACACCGTCATTGTCTGCGTGGGCCATCCCGACGGCGTGGGACTGGCCGCCTATGACGCGGCCACCGGCGACGAGCGTTGGACGACCGAGCCGCTCACCGACAGTTACAGTGCACCCCATCTGGTCACGCTCCACGACACACCGCAGGTCATCATCCTGCACGGCGACGGCGTCAACAGTCACGATCCCGTCAATGGATCGCTTCTCTGGCGTCATGACTGGCCGGTCCCCGGCACACGAATCGTGCAACCGGCCCTGGTTCCGGGCAACCGACTGCTGATCGGGACCAGCTTTGGCGAGGGAACGCGACTCCTGCAGATCGATTATGACGGCACAAGCTGGAGCACTGACGAACTCTGGACCTCCCGCGGCATGAAGCCCTATTACAACGACTTCGCCGTCTACGACGGGCATCTCTACGGTTTCGACACCAAGATCCTCTCAAGCATCGATCTTGCCGACGGATCCAGGGACTGGAAGCGGGGCCGCTACGGTCACGGGCAGCTCCTGATGCTGGCCGATCAGGGCGTCATGTTGGTGCTGTCGGAGCAAGGCGATCTGGCGTTGGTCGAGGCCAACCCCGACGAGTTCATCGAGCTGGCCCGGGTCGAGGTGCTGAGCGGCAAGACGTGGAACCACCCGGCGATCGTCGGCGATGTGCTCTACGTGCGTAACGACCGCGAGATGGCAGCCTATAGGCTGCCCCGCAACGCCTCGACCACCCGCCCCTGA
- the rfbC gene encoding dTDP-4-dehydrorhamnose 3,5-epimerase: MQLKVHSRHLNGVMVIEPEIVEDDRGFFVEIFRADQFEALGLPTQFVQDNHSRSAKDVIRGLHFQFDPPMSKIMRVTQGRAWLVAVDIRKGSPTLGEWFGLECSEENRLQLYAPAGFARGFCALSDYADIQYKCTGMYNHRGEGGIAWNDPQIGVQWPVATPHLSSRDQTAPTLAHWLASPEADHFRFEG; encoded by the coding sequence ATGCAACTGAAGGTCCACTCCCGACATCTGAACGGTGTCATGGTTATCGAGCCCGAGATCGTCGAGGACGATCGCGGGTTCTTCGTCGAAATCTTCCGAGCCGATCAGTTCGAGGCGCTGGGTCTCCCCACACAGTTCGTCCAGGACAACCACTCCCGTTCCGCAAAGGACGTGATCCGCGGCCTGCACTTCCAGTTCGATCCACCGATGTCCAAGATCATGCGTGTGACCCAGGGTCGTGCATGGCTTGTCGCCGTCGATATCCGCAAGGGATCGCCGACGCTGGGGGAATGGTTTGGCCTGGAGTGTTCCGAAGAGAACCGTCTTCAGCTCTACGCCCCGGCCGGTTTTGCCCGTGGCTTCTGTGCCCTCAGCGACTACGCGGATATCCAGTACAAGTGCACCGGGATGTACAACCATCGTGGCGAGGGCGGCATCGCGTGGAACGATCCCCAAATCGGCGTCCAGTGGCCGGTGGCAACGCCCCACCTCTCAAGCCGCGATCAGACGGCGCCGACCCTGGCACATTGGCTCGCGTCTCCGGAGGCCGATCACTTCCGTTTCGAGGGTTAG
- a CDS encoding serine protein kinase, which yields MAVAENIIARAREALDLDSYRAQNWSGTFSDYLDMVRDDPRIARTAFERMYDMILAGGTREYVDNKKKITHYNFFDDATQDGGDAIYGLDIPLMKLVNIFKSAAQRYGTERRVILLHGPVGSSKSTIARLLKRGLERYSKGPDGAMYTFGWIRDLDSPDEVQACPMHEEPLHLVPESLREMIAGDLNQGRGDNDELVRIEGDLCPFCRQEFRELSTRYAGDWSRVIKHVQVKRLLLSAQDRVGIGTFQPKDEKNQDSTELTGDINYRLIAEYGSDSDPRAFNFDGEFNIANRGMIEFIEVLKLDVAFLYELLGASQEHQIKPKKFPQTFIDEVIIGHTNEPEYRRLQNNEYMEALRDRTVKVDIPYITKLNEEIKIYQKDYNTGRIRGKHIAPHTIEMAAMWAVLTRLEDPKKHNLTSMQKMKLYNGKTLAGFTEDNVKELRKESRREGMDGISPRYIQDKISNALVTDVSMRCVNPFIVLNELESGLRQHTLISSEDQRTRYRELLDDVRREYEDIVKNEVQRAIAADEAAISRLCGNYVDNLKAYTQKERVRNPYTGQDEDPDERLMRAIEEKIDIPEARKDDFRREVMNYIGALSLEGKRFDYRTNERLHKALELKLFEDQKDSIKLTSLVSSVVDQETQEKIDIVKGRLVRDYGYCDSCATDVLHFVASIFARGDVKETE from the coding sequence ATGGCCGTCGCCGAGAACATCATCGCCAGGGCGCGGGAAGCCCTCGACCTGGACAGCTATCGCGCGCAGAACTGGAGCGGCACGTTCAGCGACTACCTGGACATGGTCCGCGACGACCCTCGAATCGCACGTACGGCGTTCGAACGGATGTACGACATGATCCTCGCCGGCGGGACCCGCGAGTATGTCGACAACAAGAAGAAGATCACGCACTACAACTTCTTCGACGACGCGACCCAGGATGGCGGCGACGCGATCTACGGCCTCGACATCCCGTTGATGAAGTTGGTCAACATCTTCAAGTCCGCCGCCCAGCGTTACGGCACGGAGCGTCGGGTGATCCTGCTCCACGGGCCGGTGGGATCGTCGAAGAGCACGATCGCTCGCCTGCTGAAACGGGGACTCGAGCGCTACTCCAAGGGTCCGGACGGCGCGATGTACACCTTCGGCTGGATCCGTGACCTCGATAGTCCGGACGAGGTTCAGGCCTGCCCGATGCACGAGGAGCCGTTGCATCTGGTTCCCGAATCACTGCGAGAGATGATCGCCGGCGACCTCAATCAGGGGCGTGGCGACAACGACGAACTGGTCCGCATCGAGGGCGATCTCTGCCCCTTCTGTCGGCAGGAGTTCCGCGAGCTCTCCACACGCTACGCCGGCGACTGGTCTCGCGTGATCAAGCATGTCCAGGTGAAACGACTGTTGCTGTCTGCGCAGGATCGAGTCGGCATCGGCACGTTCCAGCCCAAGGACGAGAAGAACCAGGACAGCACCGAGTTGACGGGCGATATCAACTATCGGCTGATCGCCGAGTATGGCTCCGATTCCGACCCGCGGGCTTTCAACTTCGACGGCGAGTTCAACATCGCCAACCGCGGCATGATCGAGTTTATCGAGGTTCTGAAGTTGGACGTGGCGTTCCTCTACGAGCTTCTCGGCGCCAGCCAGGAACACCAGATCAAGCCTAAGAAGTTCCCGCAGACCTTCATCGACGAGGTGATCATCGGCCACACCAACGAGCCGGAGTACCGTCGACTGCAAAACAACGAATACATGGAAGCGCTCCGCGACCGAACCGTCAAGGTCGACATCCCGTACATCACGAAGCTCAACGAAGAGATCAAGATCTACCAGAAGGACTACAACACCGGTCGGATCCGTGGGAAACATATCGCGCCCCACACGATCGAGATGGCCGCGATGTGGGCCGTTCTGACGCGTCTCGAGGACCCGAAGAAGCACAACCTGACGTCGATGCAGAAGATGAAGCTGTACAACGGCAAGACCCTGGCCGGGTTTACCGAGGACAACGTCAAGGAGCTTCGCAAGGAGTCCCGCAGGGAGGGAATGGACGGCATCTCCCCGCGCTATATCCAGGACAAGATTTCCAACGCCCTTGTGACGGACGTCAGTATGCGTTGCGTCAATCCCTTCATCGTTCTGAACGAGCTGGAGTCCGGGCTACGACAACATACGTTGATCAGCAGCGAGGACCAGCGCACACGGTACCGTGAACTGCTGGACGACGTCCGTCGCGAGTACGAGGACATCGTCAAGAACGAAGTGCAGCGTGCCATCGCAGCCGACGAGGCGGCGATCTCGCGACTCTGCGGGAACTACGTCGACAACCTCAAGGCCTACACCCAGAAGGAGCGGGTGCGGAACCCGTACACCGGTCAGGACGAGGATCCGGACGAGCGTTTGATGCGTGCCATCGAGGAGAAGATCGATATCCCGGAGGCCCGCAAGGACGACTTCCGTCGGGAGGTCATGAACTACATCGGCGCGTTGTCCCTCGAGGGTAAGCGGTTTGACTATCGCACCAACGAGCGGCTGCACAAGGCACTCGAACTGAAACTGTTCGAGGATCAGAAGGACTCGATCAAGCTGACGAGTCTGGTCTCCAGTGTCGTCGATCAGGAGACGCAGGAGAAGATCGACATCGTCAAGGGGCGCCTGGTACGGGACTACGGCTACTGCGACTCGTGTGCCACCGATGTCCTGCACTTCGTCGCCAGCATCTTCGCCCGCGGAGATGTGAAAGAAACGGAATAG
- the asnB gene encoding asparagine synthase B, giving the protein MCSILGIFEIHKDPRQLRTLALKLSKRQRHRGPDWSGIYADDHAILAHERLAIVDVEHGAQPLKSPDGRCILAVNGEIYNHRQLTADLAQPYEFQTRSDCEVILALWQEHGPAFLNRLNGIFAFALYDRKTQRYFIARDPIGVMPLYMGHDADGNFFVASEMKAILDVCKTVSEFPPGHYLDSDTGQMTRYYEPAWRDYDAVRGVAAEPAKIREALTAAVERQLMCDVPYGVLLSGGLDSSLLSAIAHRFYKTRIENDGRSEAWWPQLHSFAIGLEGSSDLPAARAAANAIGTLHHEFVYTVQEGLDAISDVIHQIETFDITTVRASTPMYLLARRIKAMGIKMVLTGEGSDEIFGGYLYFHKAPDAEEFHEETIRKLDQLHLFDCLRANKTLAAWGIEGRVPFLDREFLDVAMGFDAQAKMCGEEKIEKQILRESFKSYLPDEILWRQKEQFSDGVGYSWIDSLRETAEQQVSDEQFARAAYRFPTHTPATKEGYFYRSIFESHFPGDQAVATVPFGMSIACSTPTAVRWDRMFRDHADPSGRAVKGVHRDAY; this is encoded by the coding sequence ATGTGCTCCATCCTCGGCATCTTCGAAATCCACAAGGATCCGCGACAGCTACGGACCCTGGCGCTGAAACTCTCGAAAAGACAACGTCATCGGGGCCCCGACTGGAGCGGGATCTACGCCGACGACCACGCGATCCTGGCCCACGAGCGGCTGGCGATCGTCGATGTCGAGCACGGGGCGCAACCGCTCAAGAGTCCCGATGGCCGGTGCATCCTGGCGGTCAACGGTGAGATCTATAACCACCGGCAACTTACGGCCGACCTGGCCCAGCCCTACGAGTTTCAGACCCGTTCCGACTGCGAGGTGATCCTGGCCCTCTGGCAAGAGCACGGACCGGCGTTTCTCAACCGGCTGAACGGGATCTTCGCGTTCGCGCTTTACGACCGGAAGACGCAGCGATATTTCATCGCCCGAGACCCCATCGGCGTAATGCCGCTCTACATGGGTCACGATGCCGACGGAAACTTCTTCGTGGCGTCGGAGATGAAAGCGATCCTCGACGTCTGCAAGACCGTCAGCGAGTTCCCGCCGGGGCACTACCTGGACAGCGACACCGGTCAGATGACTCGCTACTACGAGCCGGCATGGCGGGACTACGACGCGGTGCGGGGTGTCGCCGCAGAACCGGCGAAGATCCGTGAAGCCCTGACGGCGGCGGTCGAACGGCAGTTGATGTGCGATGTCCCCTACGGCGTATTGCTCTCCGGTGGCCTCGATTCCTCGTTGCTGTCGGCGATAGCCCACAGGTTCTACAAGACCCGAATCGAGAACGACGGTCGTAGCGAGGCCTGGTGGCCCCAGCTGCATTCGTTCGCCATCGGGCTGGAAGGTTCTTCCGATCTACCGGCGGCCCGGGCCGCAGCCAACGCGATCGGGACCCTTCACCATGAGTTCGTCTACACGGTGCAGGAGGGGCTGGACGCCATCTCCGATGTGATCCACCAGATCGAGACCTTCGACATCACCACCGTGCGGGCATCGACACCGATGTACCTGCTGGCGCGTCGCATCAAGGCGATGGGGATCAAGATGGTCCTGACGGGGGAGGGATCCGACGAGATCTTCGGCGGCTATCTCTATTTCCACAAGGCACCGGACGCCGAGGAGTTTCATGAGGAGACGATCCGCAAGCTGGATCAACTGCACCTGTTCGACTGTCTCCGCGCCAACAAGACTCTCGCCGCCTGGGGGATCGAGGGTCGGGTCCCATTCCTCGACCGCGAGTTCCTCGACGTCGCCATGGGGTTCGATGCCCAGGCAAAGATGTGTGGCGAAGAGAAGATCGAGAAACAGATCCTTCGCGAGTCGTTCAAGAGCTATCTACCCGACGAGATCCTCTGGCGACAGAAGGAGCAGTTCTCCGACGGCGTGGGGTACTCGTGGATCGATTCGCTCCGCGAGACGGCGGAACAGCAGGTCAGCGACGAACAGTTCGCCCGCGCGGCCTATCGTTTCCCGACCCATACCCCGGCGACCAAGGAAGGCTACTTCTATCGTTCGATCTTCGAGTCCCACTTCCCCGGGGACCAGGCGGTGGCCACGGTGCCCTTTGGCATGAGTATCGCGTGTAGTACTCCGACCGCAGTACGTTGGGATCGGATGTTCCGCGACCACGCCGACCCGTCAGGTCGAGCCGTCAAGGGAGTCCATCGAGACGCCTACTGA